The Thermasporomyces composti region ACCGGTCTCGCCTCGGACCGAGGCCCTGCTGTATGCCGCGGACAAGGCGGAGCACGTCGACGCCGTCATCCGGCCCGCCCTCGACCGAGACGGCGTGGTGATCACCGATCGGTACGTCGACTCGACCCTCGCCTACCAGGGGGCGGGCCGCAAGCTCAGCCAACACGAGATCCTGCGGTTGTCCCGGTGGGCCACGAGAGGCCTGCGACCTCACCTCACCGTGCTCCTCGACCTGCCGCCCGAGGTGGGCTTGCTTCGCAAGGACGGGCCACGGGACCGGCTGGAGAGCGAGCCACTGGAGTTCCACCAACGGGTCCGCGAGCAGTTCCTCGAGCTCGCGGCCCTCGACCCCGACCACTACCTGGTCGTCGACGCCACCCAGCCTCCGGAGCAGATCGCCGACCGCGTCCGGGAACGGGTGAAGCCGCTGCTGGAGAATCTCCAGGCGCGTGCCAGCCGACGTCGTGGCGGACGAGAAGAGGCCGGGAGCGACGGGGCGACCTCCCAGGCCGCGAGCGACGACGACGGACGCCAGGCTGGGTCATCCCGCACGGAGGAGTCGCCTGGTCCGGAGAACGCGGGGGAGGCGCCTGGTAAGGAGGATGGGGCGGGCCCACACGACCGCTCCGCACGACGAACGGCGAGGGCCCAGACGTCGACGACGCGGGAGGTGCGGCCATGAGGGACGCGCTCGTGCAGCAGGAGCCGTCCACGGAGCACGGTGCCGCCGACGGCGTGTGGGCCGACCTCGTCGGCCAGGAGCCCACCGTCGCGATCCTGCGCGCGGCGGTCCAGGCCGCTGCTGACGTCCTCTCCGGCGCGCCCACCGATGGGGGCGGCTCCTCGACCTCCGGCATGACCCACGCGTGGCTGATCACCGGACCACCTGGTTCGGGCCGGTCCAACGCCGCGCGGGCCTTCGCGGCCGCGCTCCAGTGCGAGCGTCAGGGGTGCGGCGAGTGCGGCACCTGCCGGAGCGTGCTCGCCGGAACCCATCCGGATGTCACGCTGGTCCGCACCGAACAGCTGTCGCTTCGCGTCGACGAGGTGCGTGAGCTCGTCCGGAAGGCGGCGATGGCGCCAGTCGGCCGACGCTGGCAGGTCTTGGTGGTCGAGGACGCGGACCGGCTCACCGAGCAGGCGGCCGACGCGTTGCTCAAGAGCCTGGAGGAGCCGGCGGACCGAACGGTCTGGCTGCTGTGCGCCCCCACCGTGGAGGACGTCGTCCCCACCATCCGGTCCCGGTGCCGGCTGCTCGTCCTCCGCACCCCACCCGCGGAAGCGGTCGCCGCCGTCCTGCGCCGCCGGTATGACGTCGATCCTGAGCTCGCGATGTTCGCGGCTCGCGCCTCCCAAGGGCACATCGGTCGCGCTCGCGCGCTCGCCACCCAGCCGGAGGTGCGGGAGCGTCGTCAGCGGGTGCTCGCGATCCCCCAGCGACTCACGAGCCTCACTAACTGTCTGGCAGCTGCCGCCGAGCTCGTCGAGATGGCGGAGGAGGAAGCCCAGGCCACCACGGCCGAGCTGGACGCCGCTGAGAAGGCGGAGCTGGAGCACGCGCTCGGCATGACCCGCGGCTCCGGAAAGAGCGCGACCTCGCGGCACTTGCAGAGCGCGAAGAAGGAGCTGGAGGAGCAGCAGCGGGTTCGCGCCAAGCGGATGCAGCGTGACTCACTCGACCGTGCGCTGCTCGACCTGGTGGCGTACTACCGTGACGTCCTCGTCGTCGCGATGGGCGCTGGTGGCCAGCTTGTCAACGAGGAGTTGCGCGCCGAGATCGAACGCCACGCCGCCCGGACCGCCCCTGACCACGTTCTCCGGCAGATCGACGCGATCCTCGCCTGCCGTGAGGCGATCGCCGCCAACGTCGCGCCGCTGCTGGCGATGGAGGAGATGACCATCGCGCTCTGGGGTGGCGCCCGCTGAGCTGGCCTCACCCCAGCCGTCCACCGGGTCTGGACCGCGTTCGACCCCTCACGATCCTGGCAGGCGAGCGGAACGCCGCCACTAGGCTGCTGTCTCGGACGAAGCTGCAGGGACCGACTCGCGGAGTCGGTGTGGGCGGAAGGTTGATCGGGTGCGACGTAGGAGCACGGCGCGAGTCGGTGCCATCCTCGCCGGAGTGGTCGTCACCGCGATGCTCGCCGGTTGTGGTGTGGTGCCGCGAGCCGAGCAGGTCCTCGGCCACGCCGACGACACGCGGTCGGACCGAACACCTGGGGCCACGCCCGCGCCCGCGCCGTCGGGCGTGTCGAAGGACCTCCAGCGCTACTACCGGCAGCGCCTGACGTGGGAGCCGTGCGACGAGGGGAGCACGCTCCAGTGCACGACGCTGCGCGTCCCCCTCGACTACGACAACCCCGGCGGCAAGTCCATCGAGCTCGCCGTCCTGCGGTACCCGGCGCAGGACCAGGAGCGCAAGCTGGGCTCCCTGGTCATCAACCCGGGTGGACCCGGCGGCTCGGGTGTGGAGTACGCCGCGGTCGCGCCGTTCGTCATCAGCCGCCCCGTCCTCGAACGCTACGACATCGTGGGCTTCGACCCGCGTGGCGTCGGTCGCAGCGCGCCGGTCGACTGTGTGAGTGACCGACAACTGGACGCCTACCACGCCGCCGACGGCTCACCCGACAACGCGGCAGAACGCCGAGAGCTGCAACGGATCGCCCGACAGTTCGCGGCCGGCTGCAAGCGACGCAGCGGAGACCTGCTGCCCCACGTGTCCACTGAAGACGCCGCCCGCGACATGGACATCCTGCGGGGGGCCCTCGGCGACGAGGAGCTGACCTACCTCGGCAAGTCGTACGGCACCTTCCTCGGCGCGACATACGCCGAGCTCTTCCCTTCGCGAGCGGGCCGGCTGGTCCTGGACGGAGCGGTCGACCCGACGCTAAGCGCACGTGACCTCAGCCTGGAGCAGGCGAAGGGGTTCGAGGTCGCGCTCAAGGCGTTCCTCGAGGACTGCGTGCAACGCGAGGACTGCCCGCTCGGCAGGAGCCTCGACGAGGCGTACCGGAACCTCGACGCCTTCCTCGCCCGGGTCGACCGGAATCCGCTGCCCACGAGCAGCCGGCGGCGTCTCACCCAGGCGCTCGCCACGACCGGGATCATCATGCCGCTGTACGTGAAGGAGTACTGGCCGCGGCTGCGAAACGCGCTGGCGTCCGCGCTCGACGGCAACGGCAGCCGGCTCCTGGCCCTGGCGGACGAGTACACCGAACGGAACCCCGACGGCAGCTACCGTTCGAACGCCTCCGAGGTGATCCTCGCGGTCAACTGCATCGATCGCCCGGACGTCACGTCGGTCGAGGAGATCCTCAGGGAGGAGCCGGTCTTCCGCCAGGCGTCGCCCCGGTTCGGCTCCTTCATCCTGTGGGGGTCGCTGACCTGCGCCGAGTGGCCGGTGAAGCCCGTCGGCAAACCGGGACCGATCCACGCCAAGGGCACCAAGCCGATCCTCGTGATCGGTACCACACGGGACCCGGCCACGCCGTACGAGTGGTCCCGGAGCCTGGCGGAGCAGCTGGAGGCCGGTGTCCTGCTCACCCGGGAGGGCGACGGGCACACCGCGTACATGCAGGGCAACAGGTGTGTCGACGAGGTGGTCGAGGCGTTCCTGCTCGAGGGCGAGCCGCCCGAGGACGGGATGACCTGCCCGGAGAGCTAGCCGCGTCCGGTCCGGGAGGCGGCGGGCGCTGCCGTGGGGCTGCCCTCAAGGGGGCCGCGCGGACTCGTCGGCTCGGGCGTCCCCGGCAGGGTGCCGGGATGGGTGCCCGGGATGTCCGATTCACCCCCCTCAACGCTGTGGGGGGCGGTGGATGCGCAGGACTTTGTGGGGAGACGCTAAGCTGCTCTGCTGAGCAGAGGTCCCCCGCATCTGGCGGGGTGACGACCTGGCGCCGTCGGCCGCCGGGTATGCTCATCGCCCGTGCCGGTCAGGCACACGCCGCCTTAGCTCAGTCGGCCAGAGCGACGCACTCGTAATGCGTAGGTCGTGGGTTCGATTCCCACAGGCGGCTCCACTCATCAGTCCAGGTCAGGTCTTTGATCATCAACGACGGCTCGCTGGGGCACTGCCCCGTGGGCCGACGATGCCCCCGTGATGCCCCCGATCTTGCGCGCGGCGTTCCACAGGTTGGCGTCCAGGAGATGCCCGTACAGGTCCATCGTGATCGACGCGGTGGCGTGCCCGAGCACCCGCTGAACCACTGTCGGATCGGCACTCTGGGCGAGCCAGATGGACGCGGCAGTATGCCTGAGATCGTGAACCCGTAGACCGGAGAGCCCAATCGCGGCCACGGCCTTCGTCCACTGCACCGAGCGCTTCCAGTTCGACTCCCGCAGCGGACCACCCTCGGGCGCGGCGAAGAGCCAGTCATCCGGCGCCTTGCCGGCAGCCCAACGATCGACGATCGGTACCAGCTCGTCAACGAGTGGGACCGTCCTCGCTCTGGCGTTCTTCACCGAGTCCACGTCGAGCTTTCCACCACCACGGCTCGCCAGGATTGCCCGCAGTCGGCCAGGACCTGGCCGGGCAGCATGCACACCTACACCCGGTCCACCGTCGCGGTCGACCGCACCCGCCGCAGCTCCGGGAACTGCTGCTCGCCGTCCCGGGACACGACCAAGCCGAGGTCGGCCATCACGGCCTGCCACCCCGCGCCGGTACACGAACACCCGACGCCGCCAGGCACGCGCCCGCCGCGCCACCAACCGGGAACGAGCCCGGATGCGCACACCGCCAAGCCACAACCACCGCCACGGCACCAGCAGCCAGGCCCACAACCGCCGGCACCCGGCCGAGGCGTCGAGCCACCACAACCCCCAACAGGCCCCGGCCGCCAGCCACACGCTGGGGTGACGGGCCAGCCACCACACCCCAGCAGCCGCCTTGGACCCCAGCCACAGTGTGATCACCGCGCCCAAACCGATCCGGATCACCTCAGGCCGCACCTGCGGAGCCTCAGCCACGGCCACCACCCCCCAGCACCGCAGCCAGCCGAGGCTTGGAAGCGCGACCTTTCGACCGCCGCCGGCACCGCTCACACAAACCGTCAGCCGTGGCCGCCTCGAGCCGGCCGCAGCCAGCGCACCGGTCCACCCAGCCAGCAGACCCCGCCACCGGGGCGAACAACTCCTCCTCACACGCCACACACCGTCGGCGCGTGTGTCTAGACTCAGACACGACTTCGCTCCCTCCACACCAGGGATCGAGGTTGTTGGAGGCGCGAGGGCGGTGGGGTCCCGGGCAAGGTCCAGCACCGCCCCCGCGCGCTTGTCAGATCAAGACGGCCCGCCGCCTACGCGGCCGCGTCCTTGCTCTCCCGCGAACGCCCAGCACTCCGCGGCTTCGGCGCCACAATCCCCGTCGCCCTAAACGACCAGGCCAACCGCGCCCGGCACCGATGCGCACCCGGCCCACCCGAGCACCGCGACGTATCCACATACGGCGCCACCGTCAGCCCTTCGAACTCCACCGGCCGAAACGGCATCCCAGCAGGCGCCTCCGGCAACACCGGCTTGTGCTCCGACACGATCCGCACCGTGATCGCCTTGTCCCTCGCCTGCGGGTCCGCATCCAGCACCTCGAACGTCCACACCGCAAGCCCGGTGTCCTTGTCGACCTGCTGCACGAACCGATCCGACGTCGACCTCTCAAAATCCCGAGCCGGCTCCACCTCCGTCGCCACGAACGCGTACAACCCATGCGGGAACACATCCACCGAATCCACCGGAAGACGCCCAGCAATCGCCATGATCTTCACCTCTGTGGCTGCTGAGCGTGAGGACGTTTTCGCCCTCGCGATAGGACTGATTCGTCCTCTAATGTGGGACTGAGAGGTCCGGTTGTCAAGGACTAAGACGTCCCCCGAAGATGGAGGTGTGGAGATGTCCGAGGTGATGCGCCGACGCAGGGCGGAGCTGGGTATGTCCCAATCCGAGCTGGCCGCCGCGGTTGGAGTCGACCCGCGTCAGATCAGGCGGTACGAGTCAGGCGAGCAACAGCCCGTCCTCTCGGTCGCCGTGGCCATCGCCAATGCACTCGACATCTCGCTTGGTGAACTGGCCGGGATTCCAAGTCACCGCGTAAGCCTCTCGGGTGAGTGGTACGCGTGCTGGCAGTCATTCAGGAATGGCGTCGAGGACCTTCGAGTCCAGAAGGTGCGTTTTCGCCAGCACGGAGAGTTCATACAGGTCGAGGCTCTCACACGAGGAACGGCTGCCGAGAAAGGTGGCTATCTGTGGCGCGGTGAGCTTCGCCTGTGGGACAACGAAATTCTCATGGGCTGGTACGCGGCTAACGACGGCTCGGTCCGCTCGAAAGGGACGATGTACTTCGTCATGCATCCCCACGGGATCAACATGACCGGCCGATGGGTCGGACTCAGCTACGACGGGAAGATCGTGACGGGCTGGGGAAGCATGGCGAAGAGCGACGAGGAGGCCAGGAGGCTCGTCGAGCAGCTAAGGGAGCAGGAGAGCGGCCGCGATGGATGAGGTCTGCGAGGTCATCATCACGGCGCCGGATCCCGACTGGCTCACCGACTTTACACACAGACTTATCCTCGACCGACTGTGCGCATCAGGCCACAACATCGCCGAGATAGAAACAACCTATCGGTGGCGCGGTCGAGTGCACAGAAAAACCGAAGCCCGCGTCGCCCTGCGCACCCGACGTGGCTTAGTGCCCCAAATCGTCGAACGCACCAAGCGCGAGCATCCTTACGAGGTCCCGTCCGTCGTCGCCGTCCCCATGACCGACGGTAACCCCGAGTACATTCGCTGGATCATCGACGAGACGAGAACGCCCTAACTCGGAACTCCTCGACTCGCCACGCGGCACACGTGGACCGCGCACACTCGCTGGCAGCGATCCGTTGCTGCATTGACCTCTACCAGATCCAGATCAAGGGTGCGCCACTGACGCGGCGCGCGCTGCGCCCGGTCTCGGCACTGCGGGCGGCCCGGGGCCGTCCTCGGCCGGGCCGGCGCGGCCACGACAGCCGGCACACCAAACCACTGACCGAGATCAACAACAGAACAGGCGGCTCTCACGAAGGCCCAGGTCAGGAGCGGTACCACCCGCCTCCGCCCTGGGCCTTGTGCTCATCGAGACAGGCAAAGCAGCCGAACGAGCAGCCAGGCGCCAGGACGACGGCGCAGAGCCCCAGCAGACGGATGGTCGTCCGGAGCCCGCACTTCTGACCACAGGGCTGACCCCAGCCGACCTGCCGCCTCGTGAGACACCTGCAGGACGCCGTTCGCCCGTTCCCGCGCCTGCCGGGAGCGATGAATCTGCCCAGGCCGTCAGCAGCCGAGCGATCTCTCGTACCTGGTCAGGACCACGCCGCCGGGGAACGTCCGCGTCTCCACCAGGTTCAGGTTCACCCTGCTTTCCAGCGCGGTGAAGAACGGTGTACCGCCCCCCACGAGGACCGGGTGGGTGACGATCTCGTACTCGTCGATCAGCCCGGCCCGCATGACCGCTCCGGCGAGCGTTGCGCCGCCGACCCTCATCGGCCCGCCGTCCTCGGCCTTGAGCCGGGTGATCTCGGCGATCGCGTCGCCGGTGAACAGGCGAGCGTTCCAGTCGACCTTGTCGATCGTTGAGGAGAACACCACCTTCGGCGTGTTTCGCCAGTTCCGCGCGAACTCGATCTCTGCCGGGGTGGCGTCCGGCTGCTGGTCGCGCGTCGGCCAGTAGACGCTCATGGTCTCCCACAGCCGGCGCCCGTACAGAAACAGGCTGATCGACCGCTCCTTTTCGAGCCACCACTGGAACAGCTCATCGCTCGGCCCGCTCCAGCCGAGGTCGCCGCCCGGCGCGGAAATGTAGCCGTCCAGGGTCAGGTTCATGCCGTAGATCAGTTTTCGCATGGCGCCACGCCTTCGGTCAGTTGCCTCGGAAGACTAGACCCAGGCGAGCGAAGGAAACGGATCGGTGCTCCAGCTGTTCATACGGACCCAGCTGCGCACCAAGACCAAGCCGACGGCCCTCGAGGGCAGCTCCGGCCGTAGCGCCGGGTCCGCTCTCTCACATGTTGGTGAGATGACGCGCTCACCTACCTTCACGATCCGAGCCACGGTCACAACTGTGCGCCCACTGGTGGCCCGGGTGGATGCGGGCGAGAAGCTTGGCGAGGGTCTCGCGCTGGGCTGGGGTCATGTGGGGCACGGTCGCGTCGAAGTCGGCCTGGTCCTTCGACCGGACGTACTTGGCCTTGAACAGCAGGACCAGCTCGGGAGCGAGGTAGGGAATGCCGTCCGCGGTGTGGTGGATGATGTCGCGGTAGGGGAGCCGGATCGTCTCATCACGCCGGCAGATCCAGGTGTCGCCGTCGTGGGGCTCGCGGAACACATCCACGAGGTAGTTGTCGGTCGTGGGGTCGCGCAACCAGGTCTGGTGGGTCGCCGCCAACACCTCAGGCGGGGCGTTCTTCCAGATCCTGCCGCCGCTGACCACATCGAAGACGTAGCCGGAGAAGCGAGCACGGATCTCGGGAAAGCGCGCGGCGGGGACGGCGATCTCGAGGTCCTCGTGTTCGCGGGTTTGCCTACCACGAAACAGCTCGAGCGCCCAGCCGGCGGCGACGTACCAGGGCGTGCTGACACCCGCCAAGTGGCGTGCGACCTCGTGCGGCGTCCAACAGGACGACCACTTGGCATCGAGCGCGTCGCGCTCGGCAGGTGACAGTGGGACACCGCCGGGCGGGTGATCGCTCACCGCACGAGCGTATCGACGGAACGATGACGTTTTCGCGCCGTCGATCATGGAA contains the following coding sequences:
- a CDS encoding DNA polymerase III subunit delta' is translated as MRDALVQQEPSTEHGAADGVWADLVGQEPTVAILRAAVQAAADVLSGAPTDGGGSSTSGMTHAWLITGPPGSGRSNAARAFAAALQCERQGCGECGTCRSVLAGTHPDVTLVRTEQLSLRVDEVRELVRKAAMAPVGRRWQVLVVEDADRLTEQAADALLKSLEEPADRTVWLLCAPTVEDVVPTIRSRCRLLVLRTPPAEAVAAVLRRRYDVDPELAMFAARASQGHIGRARALATQPEVRERRQRVLAIPQRLTSLTNCLAAAAELVEMAEEEAQATTAELDAAEKAELEHALGMTRGSGKSATSRHLQSAKKELEEQQRVRAKRMQRDSLDRALLDLVAYYRDVLVVAMGAGGQLVNEELRAEIERHAARTAPDHVLRQIDAILACREAIAANVAPLLAMEEMTIALWGGAR
- a CDS encoding alpha/beta hydrolase — protein: MRRRSTARVGAILAGVVVTAMLAGCGVVPRAEQVLGHADDTRSDRTPGATPAPAPSGVSKDLQRYYRQRLTWEPCDEGSTLQCTTLRVPLDYDNPGGKSIELAVLRYPAQDQERKLGSLVINPGGPGGSGVEYAAVAPFVISRPVLERYDIVGFDPRGVGRSAPVDCVSDRQLDAYHAADGSPDNAAERRELQRIARQFAAGCKRRSGDLLPHVSTEDAARDMDILRGALGDEELTYLGKSYGTFLGATYAELFPSRAGRLVLDGAVDPTLSARDLSLEQAKGFEVALKAFLEDCVQREDCPLGRSLDEAYRNLDAFLARVDRNPLPTSSRRRLTQALATTGIIMPLYVKEYWPRLRNALASALDGNGSRLLALADEYTERNPDGSYRSNASEVILAVNCIDRPDVTSVEEILREEPVFRQASPRFGSFILWGSLTCAEWPVKPVGKPGPIHAKGTKPILVIGTTRDPATPYEWSRSLAEQLEAGVLLTREGDGHTAYMQGNRCVDEVVEAFLLEGEPPEDGMTCPES
- a CDS encoding tyrosine-type recombinase/integrase, which encodes MKNARARTVPLVDELVPIVDRWAAGKAPDDWLFAAPEGGPLRESNWKRSVQWTKAVAAIGLSGLRVHDLRHTAASIWLAQSADPTVVQRVLGHATASITMDLYGHLLDANLWNAARKIGGITGASSAHGAVPQRAVVDDQRPDLD
- a CDS encoding plasmid replication, integration and excision activator, translating into MAIAGRLPVDSVDVFPHGLYAFVATEVEPARDFERSTSDRFVQQVDKDTGLAVWTFEVLDADPQARDKAITVRIVSEHKPVLPEAPAGMPFRPVEFEGLTVAPYVDTSRCSGGPGAHRCRARLAWSFRATGIVAPKPRSAGRSRESKDAAA
- a CDS encoding helix-turn-helix transcriptional regulator, with product MSEVMRRRRAELGMSQSELAAAVGVDPRQIRRYESGEQQPVLSVAVAIANALDISLGELAGIPSHRVSLSGEWYACWQSFRNGVEDLRVQKVRFRQHGEFIQVEALTRGTAAEKGGYLWRGELRLWDNEILMGWYAANDGSVRSKGTMYFVMHPHGINMTGRWVGLSYDGKIVTGWGSMAKSDEEARRLVEQLREQESGRDG
- the cutA gene encoding divalent-cation tolerance protein CutA: MDEVCEVIITAPDPDWLTDFTHRLILDRLCASGHNIAEIETTYRWRGRVHRKTEARVALRTRRGLVPQIVERTKREHPYEVPSVVAVPMTDGNPEYIRWIIDETRTP
- a CDS encoding dihydrofolate reductase family protein, translated to MRKLIYGMNLTLDGYISAPGGDLGWSGPSDELFQWWLEKERSISLFLYGRRLWETMSVYWPTRDQQPDATPAEIEFARNWRNTPKVVFSSTIDKVDWNARLFTGDAIAEITRLKAEDGGPMRVGGATLAGAVMRAGLIDEYEIVTHPVLVGGGTPFFTALESRVNLNLVETRTFPGGVVLTRYERSLGC
- a CDS encoding nucleotidyltransferase domain-containing protein; this translates as MSDHPPGGVPLSPAERDALDAKWSSCWTPHEVARHLAGVSTPWYVAAGWALELFRGRQTREHEDLEIAVPAARFPEIRARFSGYVFDVVSGGRIWKNAPPEVLAATHQTWLRDPTTDNYLVDVFREPHDGDTWICRRDETIRLPYRDIIHHTADGIPYLAPELVLLFKAKYVRSKDQADFDATVPHMTPAQRETLAKLLARIHPGHQWAHSCDRGSDREGR